One segment of Brassica napus cultivar Da-Ae chromosome C3, Da-Ae, whole genome shotgun sequence DNA contains the following:
- the LOC106401831 gene encoding cytochrome P450 711A1, whose translation MKTQHLWWEVLDLFLLQNKALVPFLSFIAVVVIVLYLYRPSWSVLNVPGPTAMPLVGHLPMLAKYGPDLFSVLAKHYGPIFRFQMGRQPLIVVAEAELCREVGIKKFKDIPNRSIPSPISASPLHQKGLFFTRDKRWSKMRNTILSLYQPSHLTSLIPTMQNFITRATHNLDSEPEDVVISNLFLKLTTDIIGQAAFGVDFGLSGKKTIKKDSADSSNVEVTDFINQHVYSTTQLKMDLSGSVSIILGLLIPFLQEPFRQILKRIPGTMDWRVEKANTRLSGQLNEIVSKRAKERDTDSKDFLSLILKARELDSFAKRIFTPDYISAVTYEHLLAGSATTAFTLSSVLYLVSGHLEVEKRLLQEIDEFGGRDLIPTSHDLTYKFPYLDQVIKEAMRFYMVSPLVARETAKEVEIGGYLLPKGTWVWLALGVLAKDPKNFPDPEKFKPERFYPNGEEEKLRHPYAFIPFGIGPRACVGQRFALQEIKLTLLHLYRNYIFRHSPDMEKPLQLDYGVILSFKNGVKLRAIKRF comes from the exons ATGAAGACGCAACATTTATGGTGGGAAGTTCTTGATCTATTCTTGTTACAAAACAAAGCTCTTGTTCCATTCTTGAGTTTTATAGCGGTTGTGGTTATTGTCCTCTACTTGTACCGACCTTCCTGGTCCGTACTCAATGTCCCCGGTCCAACCGCTATGCCTCTTGTTGGCCACTTGCCCATGCTGGCTAAGTACGGCCCTGACCTCTTCTCCGTTCTTGCCAAGCACTATGGCCCTATCTTCAG ATTTCAGATGGGGAGGCAACCATTGATAGTAGTTGCAGAAGCAGAGCTTTGCAGAGAAGTAGGGATAAAAAAGTTCAAAGATATTCCGAACAGAAGTATTCCTTCTccaatctcagcctctcctCTTCACCAGAAAGGTCTCTTCTTCACCAG GGACAAGAGATGGTCTAAGATGAGAAACACCATCTTATCTCTCTACCAGCCTTCACATTTGACAAGTCTTATCCCAACAATGCAAAATTTCATCACTCGTGCTACTCATAACCTTGACTCTGAACCAGAAGATGTcgtaatctccaatctcttccTCAAGCTAACCACAGATATCATCGGACAAGCTGCTTTTGGAGTGGATTTCGGCCTCTCgggtaaaaaaacaattaaaaaagatTCAGCAGATAGCAGCAATGTAGAGGTTACTGATTTCATAAACCAGCATGTGTACTCCACAACACAGCTCAAGATGGATTTGTCTGGCTCAGTCTCCATCATCTTAGGCTTACTGATTCCCTTCTTACAAGAGCCGTTCAGGCAGATTTTGAAGAGAATACCAGGAACTATGGACTGGAGAGTCGAGAAGGCTAACACGAGACTTAGTGGACAACTCAATGAGATTGTGTCAAAGCGAGCCAAGGAGAGAGATACTGACTCAAAAGATTTCTTGTCATTGATTTTGAAAGCTAGAGAGTTGGACTCTTTTGCCAAGCGCATCTTTACCCCTGATTATATTAGCGCTGTGACTTATGAGCATCTTCTTGCTGGCTCTGCTACCACTGCTTTCACGTTATCCTCTGTTCTCTACTTAGTATCTGGTCATCTTGAAGTTGAGAAACGTCTGCTTCAAGAGATTGACGAGTTTGGAGGACGTGATCTGATCCCAACTTCCCATGATTTAACATACAAGTTTCCATACCTTGATCAG GTCATCAAAGAAGCTATGAGATTCTACATGGTTTCCCCATTGGTTGCAAGGGAAACAGCAAAAGAAGTGGAGATAGGAGGTTACCTACTTCCCAAG GGGACATGGGTTTGGTTGGCACTAGGAGTTCTAGCAAAGGACCCCAAAAACTTTCCAGATCCAGAAAAGTTCAAGCCGGAGAGATTTTATCCTAACGGAGAAGAGGAGAAACTTAGACATCCATATGCTTTCATCCCGTTTGGCATTGGTCCACGAGCCTGTGTTGGACAAAGATTTGCCCTGCAAGAGATCAAACTCACCTTGTTGCATCTCTACCGTAATTACATTTTTAGACATTCTCCAGATATGGAGAAACCACTGCAGCTTGATTATGGTGTAATCCTCAGCTTCAAGAATGGTGTTAAGCTCAGAGCCATCAAAAGATTCTAA
- the LOC106401832 gene encoding type III polyketide synthase C, translating into MLATGRVAKQKEIAQSTRRVANQGKATVLALGKAFPSNVVSQENLVEEYLREIKCDDPSIKEKLQHLCKTTTVKTRYTVMSSETMQKYPELATEGSPTIKQRLEIANEAVVQMAYEASLACIKEWGRGVEDITHLVYVSSSEFRLPGGDLYLSAQLGLSNEVQRVMFYFLGCYGGVSGMRVAKDIAENNPGSRVLLTTSETMVLGFRPPNKARPYDLVGAALFGDGAAALIIGADPTESESPFMELHYALQQFLPGTQGVIDGRLSEEGISFKLGRELPQKIEDNIEEFCKKLVAKAGSGSLELNDLFWAVHPGGPAILNGLETKLKLKPEKLECSRQALVDYGNASSNTIFYIMDKVRGELEKKGRGGEEWGLGLAFGPGITFEGFLMRSL; encoded by the exons ATGTTGGCCACCGGAAGGGTAGCAAAACAAAAGGAAATAGCGCAGAGTACAAGACGTGTTGCCAATCAAGGAAAGGCAACTGTGCTTGCTCTCGGTAAGGCCTTCCCCAGCAATGTAGTCTCTCAAGAGAATCTCGTGGAGGAGTATCTCCGTGAAATAAAATGCGATGACCCCTCTATCAAAGAGAAGCTGCAACACTTGT GTAAAACCACAACAGTGAAGACACGCTACACCGTCATGTCTAGCGAGACGATGCAAAAATACCCTGAGCTAGCAACCGAAGGTTCCCCAACCATCAAACAGAGGCTTGAGATCGCAAACGAGGCGGTTGTGCAGATGGCATATGAAGCGAGCTTGGCTTGCATCAAGGAATGGGGAAGAGGAGTGGAAGATATCACTCATCTTGTCTATGTTTCCTCCAGTGAGTTCCGTTTGCCCGGGGGTGACCTTTACCTCTCGGCACAACTGGGACTTAGCAACGAGGTGCAGAGGGTGATGTTTTATTTTCTGGGATGCTACGGAGGTGTGAGTGGGATGCGCGTGGCCAAGGACATTGCTGAGAACAACCCAGGGAGCCGGGTGCTGCTCACCACCTCCGAGACTATGGTTCTGGGGTTCCGTCCCCCCAACAAAGCTCGCCCTTACGACTTAGTCGGGGCTGCTCTCTTTGGAGACGGAGCAGCTGCCCTGATCATCGGAGCAGACCCTACAGAGTCAGAAAGTCCCTTCATGGAGCTTCACTATGCACTGCAGCAGTTCCTACCAGGAACGCAGGGGGTGATTGATGGGCGGTTGTCAGAGGAGGGCATAAGCTTCAAGCTAGGAAGAGAACTACCTCAGAAGATCGAAGACAACATAGAGGAGTTCTGCAAGAAGCTGGTGGCAAAGGCTGGCTCTGGTTCATTGGAGTTGAATGACCTGTTCTGGGCCGTTCATCCCGGTGGACCGGCCATCCTGAACGGGCTAGAGACGAAACTGAAGCTGAAACCAGAGAAGTTGGAATGCAGCAGACAGGCGTTGGTGGATTATGGGAACGCAAGCAGCAACACCATCTTCTACATAATGGACAAAGTAAGAGGTGAGCTTGAGAAGAAAGGCAGAGGTGGAGAAGAGTGGGGTCTGGGTTTAGCCTTCGGACCGGGAATTACATTCGAGGGATTTCTCATGAGGAGCCTCTAA
- the LOC106397554 gene encoding transcription factor UNE10-like: MSQRGPNYHIDDTPAATVRSTKAADIPMLDYEVAELTWENGQLGLHGLCPPRVPAPSKYSTGAGGMLESIVDQATRFPNPKPADELVPSFHHRYSRVGMDALVPEQQSQPATGVGSCSDGHPMDGGKRARVAPEWSASGSQRLTIDTYGFTSTSLDVNSSSDGKPFTKTTNIDDHDSVCHSRPQVEEEEEEKQTGGKSSASTKRSRAAAIHNQSERKRRDKINQRMKTLQKLVPNSSKTDKASMLDEVIENLKQLQAHVFMMSRMNMPSMMLPMAMQQQQQQLQLNLMSSSMGLGLRMGMPGLGLVDLSSMNRAATATAPNIHANMIQNPFVPMTSTSWDASSSTDPRFQSPLIPDPMSAFLACSLQPTTMEAYSRMAALYQQMQQQLPPSNPK, from the exons ATGAGCCAGCGTGGTCCAAACTACCACATCGATGATACTCCGGCGGCCACCGTCCGCTCCACTAAAGCTGCAGATATCCCCAT GCTAGACTATGAGGTAGCCGAGCTGACGTGGGAGAACGGGCAACTAGGGTTGCACGGCTTATGTCCACCGCGGGTGCCTGCTCCGTCAAAATACTCCACTGGCGCCGGTGGAATGTTGGAGTCAATAGTGGACCAAGCTACTCGCTTCCCTAACCCTAAGCCCGCCGATGAGCTCGTCCCATCGTTCCATCACCGCTATTCCAGGGTCGGCATGGACGCGCTTGTCCCCGAGCAGCAGAGCCAGCCCGCTACCGGCGTGGGCTCGTGTAGCGATGGTCATCCCATGGATGGTGGGAAACGAGCTAGAGTGGCGCCCGAGTGGAGCGCGAGCGGGAGCCAGCGCCTGACCATTGACACCTACGGCTTCACCTCAACATCGCTGGATGTTAACTCCAGCTCCGACGGGAAGCCTTTCACCAAAACCACCAACATCGACGATCATGACTCCGTCTGCCACAGCCGCCCACAG gtggaggaagaagaagaagagaagcaaaCGGGAGGAAAATCATCAGCTTCAACCAAGAGAAGCAGAGCCGCTGCTATTCACAACCAATCCGAACGT AAGAGGAGAGATAAGATCAATCAAAGGATGAAGACGTTGCAGAAACTGGTTCCCAATTCCAGCAAG ACGGATAAAGCGTCCATGTTGGATGAAGTGATAGAGAACTTGAAGCAACTCCAAGCACATGTGTTCATGATGAGCAGAATGAACATGCCCTCCATGATGCTTCCCATGGCCatgcagcagcaacaacaacaacttcaaCTAAATCTCATGTCCAGTTCCATGGGCTTAGGGCTTCGCATGGGGATGCCCGGTCTAGGTCTTGTCGACCTTAGTTCTATGAACCGAGCTGCTACTGCAACGGCTCCTAATATCCATGCCAACATGATACAGAACCCATTTGTGCCCATGACTTCTACCTCATGGGATGCCTCCTCTTCCACCGACCCTCGATTTCAGTCTCCTCTTATCCCCGATCCTATGTCAGCCTTTCTTGCATGCTCCTTGCAG CCAACGACGATGGAAGCATATAGTAGGATGGCTGCGTTATATCAGCAAATGCAGCAACAGCTTCCTCCTTCAAATCcaaaatga